The following are encoded in a window of Gammaproteobacteria bacterium genomic DNA:
- a CDS encoding transposase — protein MNQARRAFENIPDPRRYGQQYSLTDVLMSGLAVFSLKYPSLLKFDEHRNEARIRANLKSLYGVEQAPCDTQMRSVLDRVDPLELRAPFIQINQGLYDQGLLENFRYLGHFLISIDGTGEFASSNVHCPHCCTRQHRKGEVSYYHQLLGAVIVHPNQKQVIPFFPEAITHQDGETKNDCEANAGKRLLKALRETFPHWPLRVVEDSLFANGPHIKLLKELNIGYIISVKLGGQDALFAEVKHRIYTGQYEEFEVLGDDKILRGYRWINGIPLNKSHPDLMVNFLDYWEIRDGQEFNFSWVTDITLTAKNVHLVMKGGRSRWHIENQVFNTLKNQDYEFEHNDGHGEQYLATVFAMLMMLAFLIDQVQEYGCAFFQAARQRFHSRTALWIKIKGLFTEFFIDTWESLWRAIIYGHYGGFLQPNTS, from the coding sequence CTGAATCAGGCGCGGCGGGCCTTTGAAAACATCCCTGACCCCCGTCGTTATGGCCAACAATATTCATTAACCGATGTCTTAATGTCGGGTTTAGCGGTCTTCAGCTTAAAATATCCTTCCTTGTTAAAATTTGATGAACACCGCAATGAAGCACGAATTCGCGCAAATTTAAAATCATTATATGGCGTTGAACAAGCGCCCTGCGATACCCAGATGCGGTCGGTGCTGGATCGCGTGGATCCCCTCGAACTTCGCGCCCCCTTTATTCAAATTAACCAAGGACTTTATGATCAAGGTCTTTTGGAAAATTTTCGTTATTTAGGACATTTTTTAATCAGTATTGATGGTACCGGGGAATTCGCTTCATCAAATGTTCATTGCCCGCACTGCTGTACCCGTCAGCATCGCAAGGGTGAAGTGAGTTATTATCATCAATTATTAGGCGCGGTGATCGTTCATCCTAACCAGAAACAAGTCATCCCTTTTTTTCCCGAAGCCATTACACATCAAGATGGTGAAACCAAAAACGATTGTGAAGCGAATGCGGGCAAACGCCTATTAAAAGCGCTTCGTGAAACCTTTCCTCATTGGCCTTTGCGCGTGGTGGAAGATAGTCTATTCGCGAACGGTCCGCACATCAAGTTACTGAAAGAACTAAATATTGGTTATATTATTTCGGTAAAACTGGGAGGTCAGGACGCTCTCTTTGCTGAGGTTAAACATCGTATTTACACGGGTCAATATGAAGAATTTGAGGTCTTAGGAGACGACAAAATTCTCCGAGGCTATCGGTGGATCAATGGCATTCCTTTGAACAAATCACATCCCGATTTAATGGTCAATTTTCTCGATTATTGGGAAATTCGCGACGGTCAGGAATTCAACTTTTCATGGGTGACGGACATCACACTCACGGCAAAAAATGTCCATCTTGTGATGAAAGGAGGGCGCAGCCGCTGGCACATTGAAAATCAAGTCTTCAATACCCTGAAAAATCAAGACTACGAATTTGAACACAACGATGGACATGGGGAACAGTATTTAGCGACCGTTTTTGCGATGTTGATGATGCTGGCTTTTCTTATTGATCAAGTCCAGGAATATGGCTGTGCCTTTTTCCAGGCTGCTCGCCAGCGTTTTCATTCACGCACCGCGTTATGGATCAAAATAAAAGGACTTTTTACCGAATTCTTTATTGATACTTGGGAATCACTCTGGCGTGCGATTATCTATGGACATTATGGTGGATTCCTACAGCCGAATACCTCTTAG
- a CDS encoding EAL domain-containing protein, which yields MNRKGAGKTADGIGKKWCRLLRLPGFVAQLMSMGGFTTFFIAAEVLAASTTIENVTAHFQLPILSVFVLILLGLAAISIIAFLIIRDRRSQKEREQQQARIVVLDDRQQQLEAELKRQQNITEALRESEQRFRKLTQQLPVGIFINDTHGECRYVNNYWCWLAGLTAEQAMGLGWTQALHADDREQTLQIWKNANEQGNEVATQYRFRTPSGRETWLKTRARPMRDRAGRITGHLGASIDIADLKKTEETLRASEARFRNYFELPLIGIALIGPDKRWWEVNDRTCEMLGYRRSRLLGMTWAEMTHPDDQSAEEIQLKRVLNRRIEGYSLDKRFIRQDGALLYASVSTRCVRQANGMVDHFVTVIQDITERRQAAEHIKHLAYYDALTGLPNRTLLNDRLQQALLRAGREHNLAGMLLVDLDRFKLINDALGHKIGDRLLNEVATRLQQCIRQCDTISRQGGDEFAILLPDLTSNDDATRAAQRMLDAIIQPFRLDGRELNITCSIGISLYPRDGRTNESLLKNADIALYRAKDMGRNNYQFYLSGGTMLSRERLNLETDLRHAMNRRQLELYYQPKWDFRTGAITGAEALIRWNHPDMGLVSPVRFIPIAEENGLVLPIGEWILRAAVNEITQLHKDGFPGLRIAVNLSGRQFRQTDLKDRVREALTTSGFDPACLELELTEGILMHNNEENMAVLHAFKAMGVRIAIDDFGTGYSSLSYLQQFPVNVLKIDRAFVKDLPENTSSVAIVDAIVTLAHGLELEVVAEGVETPEQQAFLQAHGCDEGQGYYFGRPMPLAEFRELLIQNRLRTAAEAAS from the coding sequence ATGAACCGAAAGGGCGCAGGTAAAACAGCTGACGGTATCGGCAAGAAGTGGTGCCGATTGCTCCGATTGCCAGGTTTCGTGGCTCAACTAATGAGTATGGGCGGATTTACGACTTTCTTCATTGCCGCAGAGGTTTTGGCGGCATCTACAACCATAGAGAACGTGACCGCACACTTTCAACTCCCTATCCTGAGTGTTTTTGTACTGATATTGCTAGGTTTGGCGGCGATCAGCATCATCGCTTTCCTGATTATTCGGGATCGCCGCAGCCAGAAAGAGCGGGAACAGCAACAGGCGCGAATTGTTGTGCTGGATGACCGTCAACAACAATTGGAAGCAGAGTTGAAACGCCAACAAAATATTACGGAAGCACTACGTGAGAGCGAACAACGTTTTCGGAAACTGACGCAGCAACTGCCTGTAGGGATATTTATTAATGATACGCATGGTGAATGTCGTTACGTCAATAATTACTGGTGTTGGCTGGCAGGTTTAACCGCTGAGCAGGCAATGGGTTTGGGCTGGACACAAGCGCTGCATGCTGATGATCGTGAACAAACGTTGCAAATTTGGAAAAACGCCAATGAACAGGGTAACGAAGTTGCCACGCAGTACCGATTTCGGACGCCTTCGGGCCGAGAAACCTGGCTAAAAACCCGCGCCAGACCGATGCGTGATCGCGCAGGTCGGATCACGGGCCATTTGGGCGCCAGCATCGATATCGCCGATCTCAAGAAGACCGAAGAAACCCTGCGCGCTAGCGAGGCCCGTTTTCGTAATTATTTCGAATTACCGCTGATCGGTATTGCTCTGATTGGTCCTGACAAACGTTGGTGGGAAGTCAATGACCGAACTTGCGAGATGCTAGGCTACCGGCGGTCGCGATTGCTGGGCATGACCTGGGCGGAAATGACTCATCCCGATGATCAATCCGCTGAGGAGATCCAACTTAAACGGGTTCTTAATCGCCGCATCGAAGGTTACTCGCTCGACAAACGCTTCATTCGTCAGGATGGCGCGTTGCTGTACGCCAGCGTGTCCACCCGTTGCGTACGCCAGGCGAATGGCATGGTGGATCACTTTGTGACTGTCATCCAGGACATTACGGAACGTCGGCAGGCGGCTGAGCATATCAAGCATCTGGCTTATTATGACGCCCTGACCGGATTGCCCAACCGCACCTTGCTAAATGATCGCCTGCAACAGGCGTTGTTGCGCGCCGGACGCGAACATAATCTGGCTGGAATGTTGCTAGTGGATCTTGATCGTTTCAAATTGATCAATGATGCGTTAGGCCACAAAATTGGCGATCGATTGTTAAATGAAGTTGCAACTCGATTACAACAATGCATTCGTCAATGCGATACTATTTCTCGGCAAGGCGGTGATGAATTCGCTATTTTATTGCCTGATCTAACCAGTAATGATGACGCAACGCGAGCCGCACAGCGCATGTTGGACGCCATAATTCAACCCTTCCGTTTGGATGGACGTGAACTGAACATCACTTGCAGCATCGGGATCAGTCTGTATCCGCGCGATGGCCGCACGAATGAATCGCTGCTTAAAAATGCCGATATTGCTTTGTATCGAGCCAAGGATATGGGAAGGAACAACTACCAATTCTACCTGTCTGGCGGGACGATGCTGTCGCGGGAACGGTTAAACCTTGAAACTGATTTAAGACATGCAATGAATCGGCGTCAACTGGAGCTGTATTATCAACCGAAATGGGATTTTCGCACTGGCGCCATCACGGGCGCCGAAGCCTTGATTCGTTGGAATCATCCGGATATGGGTCTGGTTTCGCCGGTCCGATTTATTCCGATTGCCGAGGAAAATGGGTTGGTGCTGCCCATAGGTGAATGGATATTACGAGCTGCCGTTAACGAAATTACACAGTTGCATAAAGATGGTTTTCCTGGATTGCGTATTGCGGTCAATCTCTCGGGTCGTCAGTTCCGCCAAACGGATTTGAAGGATCGGGTTCGCGAGGCGTTAACGACGAGCGGTTTTGATCCCGCTTGCCTGGAACTAGAGTTGACCGAGGGAATCCTGATGCATAACAACGAGGAGAATATGGCGGTCTTGCACGCCTTCAAGGCGATGGGTGTGCGTATTGCTATTGACGACTTTGGCACGGGCTACTCATCACTCAGTTATTTGCAGCAGTTTCCGGTGAACGTACTTAAGATTGATCGCGCCTTCGTGAAGGATCTCCCGGAAAATACCAGCAGTGTGGCTATTGTGGACGCCATTGTCACCTTGGCGCATGGACTGGAGTTGGAAGTGGTGGCTGAAGGAGTGGAAACGCCTGAACAACAGGCGTTCCTGCAAGCGCACGGTTGTGATGAGGGCCAGGGTTATTACTTTGGTCGGCCCATGCCACTGGCCGAGTTCCGGGAACTACTGATACAGAACCGCCTTAGAACGGCAGCAGAAGCGGCGTCATGA